In the genome of Opitutia bacterium KCR 482, one region contains:
- a CDS encoding DegT/DnrJ/EryC1/StrS aminotransferase family protein, whose amino-acid sequence MISENYKKWPHFDDADIAAVSEVLASGKINRWTGDKNLAFEKALCDYTGAKFAIAVSNGTTALELALEGLGVGAGDEVIVPCRTFMASASSIVMRGATPIVADVDLNSQDIMPSEIEKLITPKTKAVIAVHLMGFPCDMDAIMDVARRHNLFVIEDCAQAHGAKYKGRSVGTIGDVGAWSFCQDKIITTGGEGGAVTTNSEAVWRKMWSFKDHGRDYDLVFHAQHPAGFRWYLETFGTNMRMTEMQAVLGIRGLANLPEWSAKRARNAKILADALAPLDAVRLQKVPADCVHANYKFYFFLDFSKLKEGTTVLDVIDAINAEGVPAMSGTCWNVSNENCFKKAGLSKDETQLPNAAVLRDTGVMTLIHPTLTEADMAKAAEIIRAVVLRFARA is encoded by the coding sequence ATGATTAGCGAAAACTACAAAAAATGGCCGCATTTCGACGATGCCGACATTGCGGCGGTATCCGAAGTGCTCGCAAGCGGAAAAATCAACCGCTGGACGGGCGACAAAAATCTGGCTTTCGAAAAGGCTCTTTGCGACTACACGGGCGCGAAGTTCGCAATCGCCGTAAGCAACGGCACGACCGCCCTTGAGCTTGCTCTCGAAGGTTTGGGCGTCGGCGCGGGCGACGAGGTTATTGTTCCGTGCCGCACGTTCATGGCATCGGCAAGTTCAATCGTCATGCGCGGCGCGACTCCGATTGTCGCCGACGTCGATTTAAATTCGCAGGATATCATGCCCTCCGAAATCGAAAAGCTCATCACTCCGAAGACAAAGGCGGTAATCGCCGTCCACCTCATGGGCTTCCCCTGCGACATGGACGCAATCATGGACGTCGCCCGCAGGCACAATCTTTTCGTTATCGAAGACTGCGCCCAGGCGCACGGCGCAAAGTACAAGGGGCGCAGTGTCGGCACAATCGGCGACGTCGGCGCGTGGTCGTTCTGTCAGGACAAAATCATAACCACGGGCGGCGAGGGCGGCGCGGTCACTACGAACAGCGAGGCGGTTTGGCGCAAAATGTGGTCGTTCAAAGACCACGGGCGCGACTACGATTTGGTTTTCCACGCCCAGCACCCCGCGGGCTTCCGCTGGTATCTCGAAACTTTCGGCACGAACATGCGCATGACCGAGATGCAGGCTGTTTTGGGCATTCGCGGCTTGGCGAATCTGCCCGAATGGAGCGCGAAGCGCGCGCGCAACGCGAAGATTCTCGCCGACGCCCTCGCGCCGCTAGACGCCGTTCGTTTGCAGAAAGTTCCCGCCGACTGCGTTCACGCGAACTACAAGTTCTATTTCTTCCTCGATTTCTCGAAACTCAAAGAGGGCACAACGGTTCTCGACGTAATCGACGCGATAAACGCCGAGGGCGTTCCCGCGATGAGCGGAACGTGCTGGAACGTTTCGAACGAAAACTGCTTCAAAAAGGCGGGGCTGTCGAAAGACGAAACGCAGTTGCCGAACGCCGCCGTATTGCGCGACACCGGAGTTATGACGCTTATCCACCCGACCCTCACGGAGGCCGACATGGCGAAGGCGGCGGAAATAATCCGCGCCGTTGTTTTGCGCTTCGCCCGCGCGTAA
- a CDS encoding peptidase U32 family protein: MPESKKNAIRRPRPEIMAPAGDFACLDAAIKAGADAVYFGIKGFNMRAGAKNFEAADLKRIAKICRAAGVKTYITLNTIYYDSELKKLDSLVGKIAAAGIDAVIAWDFAVFEAAKRRGVEVFLSTQASVANTAAAAMYFEKFGIKRFVLARECSLCDIAKIRGGLRRRFGRDADIKIEVFAHGAMCVSQSGRCFMSTFACGKSANRGECMQPCRREYKIEDANGKGFVVGNGYVMSPKDLCTIPFIEKIFEAGADSLKIEGRNRNPEYVFETVSAYLKLRDFYFDNRSEDGFEEDFAREKSAALERVSTVFNRGFSDGFFMGKPVGDWTSDGNKATEKKAIVGHVVKFFPKISVAEISIDAEPLCVGDKIFAEGDKSGFSAFAVESMQIDGKNVLSAKKGEHVGIKVPSPLRRLDRIYKSKKA; encoded by the coding sequence ATGCCCGAAAGCAAAAAAAACGCAATCCGCCGCCCGCGCCCCGAAATTATGGCACCCGCGGGCGATTTTGCGTGCCTCGACGCCGCAATAAAGGCGGGCGCGGACGCCGTGTACTTCGGAATAAAGGGCTTCAACATGCGCGCGGGCGCAAAAAACTTCGAAGCGGCGGACTTGAAGAGAATCGCAAAAATCTGCCGCGCCGCTGGCGTCAAAACATACATTACGCTCAACACGATTTACTACGACTCCGAGCTCAAAAAGCTCGATTCCCTCGTCGGGAAAATTGCCGCCGCGGGCATAGACGCCGTCATCGCGTGGGACTTCGCGGTTTTCGAAGCCGCAAAAAGACGCGGCGTTGAGGTGTTCCTCTCGACGCAGGCGAGCGTCGCAAACACGGCGGCGGCGGCAATGTATTTCGAAAAATTCGGAATCAAAAGGTTCGTGCTCGCGCGGGAATGCTCGCTTTGCGACATCGCGAAAATCAGGGGCGGTCTGCGCCGCAGATTCGGGAGGGACGCGGACATAAAAATAGAGGTTTTCGCGCACGGGGCAATGTGCGTGTCGCAAAGCGGCAGGTGCTTTATGTCCACTTTCGCGTGCGGCAAAAGCGCAAACAGGGGCGAGTGCATGCAGCCGTGCCGCCGCGAATACAAAATAGAGGACGCAAACGGAAAGGGCTTTGTGGTCGGCAACGGATACGTCATGAGCCCAAAAGACCTCTGCACCATTCCGTTTATCGAAAAAATCTTCGAGGCGGGCGCGGACTCGCTGAAAATAGAGGGGCGCAACAGAAACCCAGAATACGTTTTCGAGACGGTCTCCGCATACCTAAAACTGCGCGACTTCTACTTCGACAACCGCAGCGAAGACGGCTTCGAAGAAGACTTCGCGCGGGAAAAATCCGCCGCGCTCGAACGCGTCTCGACCGTGTTCAACAGGGGATTCTCGGACGGATTTTTCATGGGCAAACCCGTCGGCGACTGGACTTCCGACGGCAACAAGGCGACGGAAAAAAAGGCGATTGTGGGGCACGTCGTAAAATTCTTTCCGAAAATCTCGGTCGCCGAAATTTCAATAGACGCCGAACCGCTCTGCGTCGGCGACAAGATTTTCGCCGAGGGCGACAAGTCGGGATTCTCCGCATTCGCGGTTGAGAGCATGCAAATAGACGGCAAAAACGTGCTGTCGGCAAAAAAGGGCGAACATGTCGGAATAAAAGTTCCGTCGCCCCTGCGCAGGCTCGACAGAATTTACAAATCAAAGAAAGCGTAA